Proteins encoded together in one Cytophagia bacterium CHB2 window:
- a CDS encoding glycosyltransferase family 4 protein, with translation MKIKTCIVTGQYPPQVGGVGHSAFRVANILASRGMQVHVVALQKHPTPLPFDESCSSTQEGEVLVHRVKVFHPKREEGVAFVDGEVLTRYNREMFHALEHFQQRYHYDVLHAFFLYPAAFVAGLVGRLHGVKMIASIRGNDIGKYAFDPLRLPFIRSSLENADYVTSVATSLTDLADRAITPIAGKAKTILNSVDLTRLRPQARPELNLKGTVIGTAGLFRYKKGLVYLFKALADFGNRFDFSLLLAGDFFSEDDRQPHLQMLHDYGLQQRTVITGKIPSDRMADYLQLFDVLVFPSLFSEGCPLSMLEAMTMKKVIIGSRAGAIPEIIRDHENGLLVNPGSSEEITQALVEVMENPALRERLAANAAATVSAMTPAREFSDWLGVYETILDESSRRKRE, from the coding sequence ATGAAAATAAAAACCTGCATCGTTACTGGCCAGTATCCGCCGCAAGTCGGCGGAGTCGGACATTCGGCGTTTCGCGTGGCAAATATTTTGGCAAGCCGGGGCATGCAGGTTCACGTGGTCGCGCTGCAAAAACATCCCACACCGTTGCCGTTTGATGAAAGCTGTTCGAGCACGCAGGAGGGCGAGGTGCTCGTGCATCGTGTCAAAGTTTTTCATCCCAAACGCGAAGAGGGCGTTGCCTTTGTGGATGGCGAGGTCTTGACGCGCTACAATCGCGAGATGTTTCACGCGCTCGAACATTTTCAGCAGCGTTATCATTATGACGTCTTGCATGCGTTTTTTCTTTACCCCGCGGCTTTTGTCGCGGGACTGGTCGGGCGGCTGCACGGCGTGAAGATGATCGCTTCGATCCGCGGCAATGACATTGGCAAGTATGCCTTCGACCCGCTGCGCCTGCCGTTCATTCGCTCGTCGTTGGAAAACGCCGACTATGTCACTTCGGTAGCCACGAGCTTGACGGATTTAGCCGATCGCGCGATCACGCCGATTGCTGGCAAGGCCAAAACGATTCTCAATTCGGTCGATCTCACGCGGCTGCGGCCGCAAGCGCGTCCCGAATTGAATCTCAAGGGTACAGTTATTGGTACCGCCGGGCTGTTTCGATATAAGAAAGGTCTGGTTTATCTCTTCAAGGCCTTGGCTGATTTCGGCAATCGTTTTGATTTTAGTCTACTGCTGGCAGGAGATTTCTTCAGCGAGGATGACCGGCAGCCGCACCTGCAAATGCTGCACGACTACGGTTTGCAGCAGCGCACTGTTATTACCGGGAAAATTCCATCGGACCGTATGGCTGACTATTTACAGCTTTTTGACGTTTTGGTCTTTCCCTCATTGTTCTCCGAAGGCTGTCCGCTTTCCATGCTGGAAGCCATGACGATGAAAAAAGTGATCATTGGCAGCCGTGCCGGTGCGATTCCGGAAATCATTCGTGACCATGAAAATGGCTTGTTGGTTAACCCGGGATCGTCGGAAGAAATCACCCAAGCCCTCGTCGAGGTGATGGAGAACCCGGCATTGCGGGAACGTCTTGCAGCCAACGCTGCTGCAACCGTCTCCGCGATGACGCCTGCACGGGAATTCAGCGATTGGCTGGGGGTCTATGAAACGATCCTGGATGAATCGTCAAGAAGAAAACGTGAATAG